The following are encoded in a window of Strix uralensis isolate ZFMK-TIS-50842 chromosome 30, bStrUra1, whole genome shotgun sequence genomic DNA:
- the HIPK4 gene encoding homeodomain-interacting protein kinase 4 codes for MGTLVVGAECYDLVATVGKGTFGEVAQGRRRSTGEMVAIKILKKKRYHGRVVKNELKLLQALRGVDTEESHIVRFLESFADGACTYLVFELLEQNLRDFQKKNNFLPSPVRHIRTVTVQLLAALLKLKELSIIHADLKPENIMLVDHARYPFHVKLVDFGSACILTEACHIKQPYIQTRFYRAPEILLGLPFCEKVDVWSLGCVMAELHLGWPLYPGINEYDQVRYICSTLGLPRGELLCAGWKTCSFFQRVPHPTGSWQLRPPGEEMAKPVERRRYVFSSLDQLAAVHIHLASDSGQEALAEHCDLRGMVALLKTMLTWDSQERITPSAALEHPFISLQQVKSSFEATQYYQLCHKDLRASHKDASAVQLFPGTEEGAFIPASQRSVQEATTQMEGLSLAEPSGYGSGTSPQDVCQAPIPTRHGTRRYQHQRHPGTKRAAGNSIVLGAPGSREQRGRHDGSVVVGSIVEQNLPGRANTSSHAKVLWGPGCSGSLVPPDHGCWGVPGAPRS; via the exons ATGGGGACGCTGGTGGTGGGTGCTGAATGCTACGACCTGGTGGCCACGGTGGGGAAGGGGACCTTCGGGGAGGTGGCCCAGGGCCGGCGGAGGAGCACGGGGGAGATGGTGGCCATCAAGATCCTGAAGAAGAAACGCTACCATGGCCGGGTGGTGAAGAAtgagctgaagctgctgcaggCCTTGCGGGGGGTGGACACTGAGGAGTCGCACATCGTCCGTTTCCTCGAGTCCTTCGCTGACGGTGCCTGTACCTACCTGGTCTTTGAGCTGCTGGAGCAAAACCTCCGGGACTTCCAAAAGAAGAACAACTTCTTGCCGTCGCCCGTCCGGCACATCCGTACCGTCACAGTGCAGCTGCTGGCGGCGCTGCTCAAGCTGAAGGAGCTCTCCATCATCCACGCTGACCTCAAGCCAGAGAACATCATGCTGGTGGACCACGCACGCTATCCCTTCCACGTCAAACTCGTCGACTTTGGCTCAGCCTGCATCCTCACCGAGGCCTGCCACATCAAGCAACCCTACATCCAAACCCGCTTCTACCGGGCACCAGAGATCTTGTTGGGGTTGCCCTTCTGCGAGAAGGTAGACGTCTGGTCTTTGGGTTGCGTGATGGCTGAGCTTCACTTGGGTTGGCCGCTCTACCCCGGCATCAACGAGTACGACCAGGTCCGCTACATCTGCTCCACCCTGGGGCTACCACGGGGTGAGTTGCTCTGCGCTGGCTGGAAGACGTGCTCCTTCTTCCAACGGGTGCCACATCCCACCGGTTCCTGGCAGCTCAGACCACCGGGCGAGGAGATGGCGAAGCCGGTGGAGAGGAGGAGGTACGTCTTCTCCTCGCTGGATCAGTTGGCGGCGGTGCACATTCACCTGGCGTCTGATTCTGGCCAGGAAGCCCTGGCCGAGCACTGTGACCTGCGTGGGATGGTGGCGCTGCTCAAGACGATGCTCACGTGGGACTCGCAGGAGAGGATCACGCCCAGCGCCGCCCTCGAGCATCCCTTCATCTCCCTGCAGCAGGTGAAGTCCAGCTTTGAGGCCACCCAGTATTACCAGCTCTGCCACAAGGACTTGAGGGCATCCCATAAGGATGCCAGCGCGGTTCAGCTCTTCCCTGGCACGGAGGAAGGTGCCTTCATCCCCGCCAGCCAACGCAGCGTCCAGGAGGCCACCACCCAGATGGAAGGGCTCAGCCTGGCTGAGCCAAGCGGGTACGGCAGCGGCACGAGCCCGCAGGACGTCTGCCAAGCCCCCATCCCCACCCGCCACGGCACTCGGCGCTACCAGCATCAGCGGCATCCCGGGACAAAGCGCGCTGCCGGTAACTCCATCGTGCTGGGGGCCCCCGGCAGCCGGGAACAGCGTGGCCGCCACGATGGCAGCGTGGTCGTTGGGAGCATCGTGGAGCAGAACCTGCCTGGGAGAGCGAACACCTCGTCCCACGCCAAG GTGCTTTGGGGCCCTGGATGCTCGGGGTCCCTGGTGCCCCCAGatcatgggtgctggggggtccctggtgcCCCCAGATCATGA